The Clostridiales bacterium DNA window AAGATTGAACACTATTAATTTATCAATATTATACTATATTTTATGTGACACTGCAAAGCAAATTTTAACTATCCTTTAATTCGCAATTTGAAATCAGGCATAAATAGGATTATGTTATTTTGAGCGGCGAATCGAATGAGTGTTCAAAATAACATAAGTTCATATTACGAATCGAAGTTAACTATCCATATTTTTTTGCACTTGATGGCAATCTTTCAATCAGGCATATTAGCTATCATACCGTTTACGATTTCATTAGTCCCGTTTATTATTTCTTCGGGGTATCCTAAATACTTCATAAGCTTCACCGCATTTCTATTCTGAGACACTCCGCGCTTGAGCTTGAAGTCAAAATTCAGCCCCTTAGCCTCCATCCTTTCGCTGAAATAATAACATTCATACAAGTTGCCTACCAGTTTTGTAAGTTCCAGATCGTGAGTAGCGATTATTACAAGGGTATTCCTCTCCACAAGGTATTTAAGTATCTGTGCGGATGCGCTTATCCTCTCGACCGAATTTGTACCCCTGAATAATTCGTCTATTATACAGAGAAGGGGAATCTCCTTTCCGGATTCTTTTATTATCCTCAAAAGCGCCTCAACCTCAGCAAGGTAATAACTCTTCCCTCCGATAATGTTATCGCTTCTGCTTATCGATGTCATAACCCGCAGGAAAGATGCATCATATGACGAGGCAAGGCATGTGCATATGGTTTGGGCAAATACCGCATTGATGGCCAGCGTCCTTAAAAAAGTCGACTTCCCGGACATATTCGAACCGGTTACGATGATGCCCTCTTTATTTATCGCAATAGAGTTCGGAACGGGATCATTTAAAAGAGGATGCCTTATATTTTCGGCATAGATAAACGCGCCTTCATTTTTAAGCACGGGCTCTACATATTTTATGTCTGCACGATATGATGCAACGGACAACAAAGCATCTATTTCACCGATTTTTATGTACATGTCCTGTAATATATTCCTGTATTTTTTTATATCATTAACTGCCGAATAGAAATTTCTGACTTCCTTCAAGTAGAATATATTTACATATTCATATATTGAATCCAGTCCGAGGGGGGCAATATATCCCGATTTTTTTGCTATCCCCTTGCAAACCGATGCATATTTCTTTAAAATACCAACATATTCCTTTATTAAGTTGC harbors:
- a CDS encoding MutS family DNA mismatch repair protein, whose translation is MKEKINIYTGIFTVFIVICFIIGIASLSMGMQYGTAYYLGLLLLIPFGFITWYIYYRINSMKMLMDIRENWGKKKERKRNFSEISSFFITAKHDDVFLIDDQTFGDLNMDDVFAVLDRTFTEPGSSVLYNMLRTLIFNGGLLEKRRDAIYAFQKDQDLREKVAMCLYKLGRQRQNDTVSFLWGEMPALPPIRILYNILAYAAFLSPLMFLILGGKALVYVIAPIFIVNLSIHYKVKGKIMAELSSIRYVTSMIRASYRIGKIKYAEKECNLIKEYVGILKKYASVCKGIAKKSGYIAPLGLDSIYEYVNIFYLKEVRNFYSAVNDIKKYRNILQDMYIKIGEIDALLSVASYRADIKYVEPVLKNEGAFIYAENIRHPLLNDPVPNSIAINKEGIIVTGSNMSGKSTFLRTLAINAVFAQTICTCLASSYDASFLRVMTSISRSDNIIGGKSYYLAEVEALLRIIKESGKEIPLLCIIDELFRGTNSVERISASAQILKYLVERNTLVIIATHDLELTKLVGNLYECYYFSERMEAKGLNFDFKLKRGVSQNRNAVKLMKYLGYPEEIINGTNEIVNGMIANMPD